Proteins encoded together in one Synechococcus sp. BL107 window:
- the psaA gene encoding photosystem I core protein PsaA, producing MTISPPERGSDAKSQVEKVDNPATFELFGKPGHFDRALAKGPKTTTWVWNLHANAHDFDAHTSDLQEVSRRIFSAHFGHLAVIFIWLSGAFFHGARFSNYSGWLADPTLVKPSAQVVWPIFGQEILNGDMGAGFNGIQITSGLFHMWRSWGITSETQLMALAIGALVMAGLMLNAGVFHYHKAAPKLEWFQNVESMLNHHLAGLLGLGSLSWAGHLIHVSLPVTKLMDAIDAGEPLVLNGTTIASAADIPLPHEFFNQDLLAQLYPGIGSGISAFFSGNWAAYGDFLTFKGGLNPVTGSLWMTDIAHHHVAIAVMFIVAGHMYRTNWGIGHSIKEIHEGQKGDPLLFPAPNGHDGLYEFMTTSWHAQLAVNLAIGGSVSIIVAQHMYAMPPYPYIAIDYPTQIGLFTHHMWIGGFLIVGGAAHAAIAMVRDYDPAKHIDNVLDRVLKARDAIISHLNWVCIWLGAHSFGLYIHNDTMRALGRPQDMFSDQAISIQPIFAQWIQNAHAAAAGSTVPNALAGVSEVFNGSVVAVGGKVAAAPMPLGTADFMVHHIHAFTIHVTVLILLKGVLYARSSRLIPDKANLGFRFSCDGPGRGGTCQVSAWDHVFLGLFWMYNSLSIVIFHFSWKMQSDIWGTVNADGSVAHITNGNFAQSAITINGWLRDYLWAQAVQVINSYGSSTSAYGIMFLGAHFIWAFSLMFLFSGRGYWQELIESIVWAHNKLKVAPAIQPRALSIIQGRAVGVAHYLLGGIATTWAFFHAHILVVG from the coding sequence ATGACCATCAGCCCACCTGAACGTGGGAGTGACGCGAAGAGCCAGGTCGAAAAGGTTGACAATCCAGCAACCTTTGAATTGTTCGGCAAGCCCGGACATTTCGACCGAGCCCTCGCAAAGGGTCCCAAAACCACAACCTGGGTTTGGAACCTTCACGCCAACGCTCACGATTTCGACGCTCATACGAGTGACCTTCAAGAGGTCTCTCGGCGAATCTTCTCAGCCCATTTCGGCCATCTGGCCGTCATTTTCATCTGGCTGAGCGGCGCCTTCTTCCACGGCGCACGCTTCTCCAACTATTCCGGTTGGCTTGCAGATCCCACCCTCGTGAAGCCCAGTGCTCAAGTGGTGTGGCCGATCTTTGGCCAGGAAATCCTGAATGGTGACATGGGTGCCGGATTTAACGGCATCCAAATCACTTCAGGCCTCTTCCATATGTGGAGGTCTTGGGGCATCACCAGCGAAACCCAGCTCATGGCTTTGGCCATCGGTGCGTTGGTGATGGCCGGCCTCATGCTCAATGCCGGTGTTTTCCACTACCACAAAGCAGCACCAAAGCTGGAGTGGTTCCAAAACGTTGAGTCCATGCTGAACCACCACCTGGCAGGTCTGCTGGGTCTTGGCTCTCTGTCATGGGCTGGGCACTTGATCCATGTGTCCCTCCCCGTCACCAAGTTGATGGATGCCATTGATGCCGGCGAACCGCTGGTGTTAAACGGCACCACCATTGCTTCGGCGGCCGACATCCCCTTGCCCCATGAGTTCTTTAATCAGGACTTGTTGGCGCAGCTGTATCCAGGCATTGGTTCTGGGATTTCAGCCTTCTTCTCTGGTAATTGGGCCGCCTATGGCGACTTCCTTACCTTCAAGGGTGGGTTGAATCCTGTAACTGGAAGCCTTTGGATGACTGATATCGCCCACCACCATGTGGCGATCGCAGTGATGTTCATCGTTGCCGGTCACATGTACCGGACCAACTGGGGTATTGGTCACTCCATCAAGGAGATCCACGAAGGTCAGAAAGGCGATCCCCTTCTGTTCCCTGCACCCAATGGTCACGATGGGCTCTATGAGTTCATGACCACCTCCTGGCACGCCCAGTTGGCAGTGAACCTGGCGATTGGTGGATCAGTGAGCATCATTGTTGCTCAGCACATGTATGCGATGCCCCCGTATCCATACATCGCTATCGATTACCCCACCCAGATCGGTTTGTTCACCCATCACATGTGGATTGGTGGCTTCTTGATTGTTGGTGGTGCGGCCCACGCCGCGATTGCCATGGTTCGTGATTACGACCCTGCAAAACACATCGACAACGTGCTCGATCGCGTGCTCAAGGCCCGCGATGCGATCATCAGCCACCTCAACTGGGTGTGCATCTGGCTTGGAGCCCACAGCTTCGGCCTCTATATCCACAACGACACCATGCGTGCCCTGGGGCGTCCCCAGGACATGTTTAGCGATCAGGCGATTTCAATTCAGCCGATCTTTGCTCAGTGGATTCAAAACGCACACGCGGCCGCGGCGGGTAGCACTGTGCCCAACGCTCTTGCTGGCGTGAGTGAAGTGTTCAACGGTTCTGTTGTCGCTGTCGGCGGAAAAGTCGCGGCTGCTCCAATGCCTTTGGGCACCGCTGATTTCATGGTGCACCACATTCATGCCTTCACGATTCACGTGACGGTGTTGATCTTGCTGAAGGGTGTTCTGTATGCCCGTAGTTCCCGTCTGATTCCAGACAAGGCGAACCTCGGCTTCCGCTTCTCTTGCGACGGCCCTGGCCGTGGCGGTACATGTCAAGTGTCGGCTTGGGACCACGTGTTCCTTGGCCTGTTCTGGATGTACAACTCCCTGTCGATTGTCATTTTCCACTTCTCATGGAAGATGCAAAGCGATATTTGGGGGACGGTGAATGCGGATGGTTCTGTTGCGCACATCACCAACGGAAACTTTGCGCAGAGCGCCATCACCATCAATGGTTGGCTGCGTGATTACCTCTGGGCTCAGGCCGTACAGGTGATCAACAGCTATGGATCCTCCACCAGTGCCTACGGAATCATGTTCCTAGGTGCGCACTTCATCTGGGCGTTCAGCCTGATGTTCCTGTTCAGTGGCCGCGGCTATTGGCAGGAGTTGATTGAGTCCATTGTTTGGGCCCACAACAAGTTGAAGGTGGCTCCCGCCATCCAGCCCCGTGCGCTTTCGATCATCCAAGGCCGTGCAGTGGGTGTTGCCCACTACCTCTTGGGTGGTATTGCGACCACTTGGGCCTTCTTCCACGCCCACATTCTTGTGGTCGGCTGA
- a CDS encoding photosystem I reaction center subunit VIII: MTGEFAAAWLPAIFVPMTGIVFPAVFIVLVGRVITAAE, from the coding sequence ATGACTGGAGAATTCGCTGCTGCCTGGCTGCCTGCGATTTTCGTGCCCATGACCGGAATCGTTTTTCCCGCAGTGTTCATCGTCCTCGTTGGTCGAGTGATCACCGCTGCCGAGTGA
- a CDS encoding efflux RND transporter permease subunit translates to MRSISQPFLRRPVFTVVCSLLILLAGLTSLLGLGLEDLPQLAPTRVSVSASFPAASPDVVEQSVTAVLEQQLNGLEGVESISSTSRQGGASISLRFSSGDPELNAIKVQNEVSLATRRLPTAVGRQGLQVRRSSNDLLMILGFSHPPDQYVPTFLTGWLDQSLRESLLTTPGVGDVVVFGGSELSFRIWLDPQRLEQAKLTVTDVTQALAEQNVLAAIGSIGASPAPTGQLISLPVEAEGRLRSQDDFENLVLRRFDNGGLLRLKDVGRVVLGQKSYGRTAMNLQGERSVAVGLYQRDGANALQVSRSIKDQLQQLESNFPPGVELSLIVDVADTVQDNLDRTLSTLRDAVILVLLVLVLFLGRWRLAMIPGIAVPVALVGSLVVVRLSGSELNSLILFGLVLATGIVVDDAIVVTEDIASRIERGEAPQQAAEHAMAELASAVVATSLVLAAVFIPVLLIPGSIGRLYQPIALAIGGAILFSTLNALSFTPMATARVLGTWSGGLPNPIQRISAGLQRGMARLQTLYERLLRHWLKRSQLLAVFVAIGLIGTAAGLATIPTSFIPNEDQGQIRGYFTLPEGASLERTVKVMDQIRTIVAKDPLIRTGNFYAGNSFGQSGEDRGSFYLRLAPIQERNQPNQSSAAIQRRLSQAIRSQISSARVIVTTPPTVRGFNSESGLVVELLDRSGGQLSLPEFEAVAQRFIATAQASGRFERIGTRFDASSPRWRLELDRDLTAALDLDYGATLREIGTAIGGRYVNDTYEGGRVRSIYVQLEGDERNSPADLSNLMVRNRQGELISVASVAQLTREEGANSISHYGLNRAIRITAVPGQKISSGQAIQILKRTGDQIGGNNIGLAFTGLAKEEQKAQSVTWMLFSLGVLVVYLLLAGLYESFIDPFIILLTVPIALMGALIGLKLRGLPLDVYGQMGLLVLISLAAKNGILIVEFANQRLAQGIKIKDAILESAINRMRPILLTATTSLVGFLPLLMASGSGSASRISIGTVVFSGLLMSTWLSLFVVPAAYLLIKRKPAQ, encoded by the coding sequence ATGCGGTCGATCTCTCAGCCCTTCCTGCGGCGCCCCGTTTTCACGGTGGTGTGCAGCCTGCTCATTCTTTTGGCTGGGCTGACCTCCTTGCTGGGACTTGGCCTCGAGGATCTTCCTCAACTTGCGCCGACAAGGGTGAGCGTGAGCGCAAGCTTCCCTGCGGCCTCCCCAGACGTCGTTGAGCAAAGCGTTACGGCTGTCTTAGAGCAGCAGCTCAATGGTCTTGAAGGAGTTGAAAGCATCAGCTCCACCAGCCGGCAAGGCGGCGCAAGTATCAGCCTGCGGTTCAGCTCCGGGGATCCCGAGCTGAATGCGATCAAGGTTCAAAACGAAGTGAGCCTGGCGACACGCCGTTTACCAACGGCTGTTGGTCGACAAGGCCTACAGGTTCGACGCTCATCGAACGACTTACTCATGATCCTGGGATTTAGTCATCCGCCGGATCAATACGTACCAACATTCCTCACGGGATGGCTTGATCAATCACTGAGGGAATCTCTCCTCACTACGCCGGGGGTCGGGGATGTCGTTGTCTTCGGCGGGAGTGAGCTGTCGTTTCGGATTTGGTTAGATCCCCAGCGATTGGAGCAAGCGAAGCTGACTGTCACAGACGTGACTCAGGCACTCGCGGAACAAAATGTCCTGGCAGCGATTGGAAGCATCGGTGCATCACCGGCACCAACTGGACAACTGATCAGCCTTCCCGTCGAAGCAGAAGGACGCCTTCGCAGCCAAGACGACTTTGAGAATCTCGTGCTGCGTCGATTCGACAACGGAGGACTACTCCGACTCAAAGATGTCGGTCGGGTGGTGCTGGGACAGAAAAGCTATGGCCGGACCGCCATGAATCTCCAGGGCGAACGTTCGGTTGCTGTCGGTCTTTATCAGCGGGACGGAGCCAACGCTCTGCAGGTGAGTCGATCGATCAAAGATCAACTCCAACAATTGGAATCGAACTTTCCACCGGGTGTGGAACTGTCGCTGATCGTGGACGTGGCTGACACGGTGCAGGACAACCTCGACCGCACGCTCAGCACCTTGCGCGACGCCGTGATTCTGGTGTTGCTCGTTCTGGTGTTGTTTCTTGGACGCTGGCGTCTAGCGATGATTCCAGGGATTGCCGTTCCGGTTGCTTTGGTGGGCAGCCTGGTTGTGGTCCGACTCAGCGGATCGGAACTCAACAGTTTGATCCTGTTCGGCCTTGTGCTGGCCACCGGCATCGTGGTCGACGACGCGATTGTCGTCACGGAAGACATCGCAAGCCGCATCGAACGGGGCGAGGCCCCGCAGCAAGCGGCAGAACATGCCATGGCCGAGCTTGCCAGCGCAGTGGTCGCCACGTCACTCGTTCTGGCGGCCGTGTTTATTCCAGTGCTTCTCATCCCAGGATCAATTGGCCGGCTTTATCAACCGATCGCCTTGGCCATTGGCGGGGCCATTTTGTTTTCCACCCTCAACGCGCTGTCATTCACGCCGATGGCAACGGCGAGAGTTCTGGGGACATGGAGCGGAGGACTGCCAAACCCGATCCAACGTATTAGCGCGGGGTTGCAGCGCGGGATGGCGCGCCTGCAAACGCTGTACGAACGACTTCTAAGGCACTGGTTGAAACGCAGCCAACTTCTCGCTGTCTTCGTCGCGATTGGCTTGATCGGCACCGCTGCGGGATTAGCCACGATTCCCACGTCGTTTATCCCCAATGAAGATCAAGGCCAAATCCGCGGCTACTTCACGCTGCCCGAGGGAGCGAGCCTGGAACGCACGGTGAAGGTGATGGACCAAATCCGAACCATCGTTGCCAAAGATCCCCTGATCAGAACCGGAAACTTTTACGCAGGAAATTCATTTGGACAAAGCGGCGAAGACCGTGGCTCCTTCTACTTGCGTTTAGCCCCCATCCAGGAGCGAAACCAGCCCAACCAAAGCAGTGCAGCGATTCAACGTCGCCTTTCGCAGGCGATTCGAAGCCAGATCTCCTCCGCTCGCGTGATCGTGACGACGCCTCCCACCGTTCGCGGATTCAACAGCGAATCGGGCTTGGTGGTGGAGTTGTTGGATCGCAGCGGTGGTCAGCTGAGTCTTCCGGAATTTGAAGCGGTGGCTCAACGATTCATCGCTACAGCGCAAGCCAGTGGTCGGTTTGAACGGATTGGTACTCGATTTGATGCGTCATCGCCACGCTGGCGGCTTGAGCTTGACCGCGACTTAACCGCTGCCCTTGATCTGGACTATGGGGCCACATTGCGTGAAATCGGCACCGCTATCGGGGGCCGCTATGTGAACGACACCTATGAAGGTGGACGTGTTCGAAGTATTTACGTTCAATTAGAAGGAGACGAACGCAATAGTCCAGCTGATCTCAGCAACTTGATGGTGCGGAATCGCCAAGGAGAGCTGATCTCAGTTGCATCCGTTGCTCAATTAACCCGTGAAGAAGGTGCCAACAGCATTAGCCATTACGGTCTAAATCGTGCCATTCGAATTACTGCTGTACCAGGGCAAAAGATAAGTAGTGGCCAAGCCATTCAAATATTGAAACGAACAGGCGACCAGATCGGAGGGAACAATATTGGCCTGGCCTTTACTGGCCTTGCAAAAGAAGAACAAAAAGCCCAGAGCGTCACCTGGATGCTGTTCAGCCTGGGAGTGTTGGTTGTATATCTACTACTGGCAGGACTTTATGAGAGCTTCATTGATCCATTCATCATTTTACTCACGGTGCCAATTGCACTCATGGGGGCACTGATCGGATTAAAACTCAGGGGATTACCACTTGATGTGTATGGGCAAATGGGTCTCCTTGTCTTAATCAGCTTGGCCGCTAAAAATGGCATTTTAATTGTCGAATTTGCCAATCAAAGACTTGCTCAAGGGATCAAAATCAAAGATGCAATCCTTGAATCTGCCATCAATCGGATGCGGCCAATCCTGCTCACTGCAACGACATCCTTAGTGGGATTTCTACCTCTTCTGATGGCTAGCGGCAGTGGCTCTGCAAGCCGTATCAGCATCGGAACCGTCGTGTTCAGCGGGCTACTGATGTCGACCTGGCTATCGCTATTCGTGGTTCCAGCGGCCTATCTCTTGATCAAAAGGAAACCAGCTCAATAA
- a CDS encoding C40 family peptidase → MATLGTLLAPDLLETQSCWRLRSNVNGYSRATGAGLATQANAGRSFRILKIVASRLQVMLLEDGYQCWIDQGAVIGKAELRGAWQPRLLTAAEIEQRLPDILAWSERVQQQPNSYLWGGTTEPNMDCSGLMQMAFASQQIWIPRDAYQQEQFCQPIAVTPGSCHLLRPGDLIFFGSRQRCTHVGLHLGGGRYRHSSGREHGRNGIGIDSLHPQDKHPVACHYRAELRGAGRVLRCHDGKAWA, encoded by the coding sequence ATGGCGACGTTAGGCACTCTTTTGGCTCCGGACTTGCTGGAAACCCAGAGCTGTTGGCGCCTGCGATCAAATGTGAATGGTTATTCCCGTGCCACAGGAGCTGGTTTAGCAACCCAAGCCAATGCAGGGAGGAGTTTTCGCATCCTCAAGATCGTTGCTTCACGCCTTCAGGTGATGCTTCTCGAGGATGGATACCAGTGCTGGATTGATCAGGGGGCCGTTATCGGCAAGGCAGAACTGCGAGGAGCGTGGCAACCAAGGCTGCTCACAGCAGCCGAGATTGAACAACGCTTACCAGACATTTTGGCCTGGAGCGAGCGCGTTCAACAACAGCCCAATTCCTATTTGTGGGGTGGCACCACTGAACCAAATATGGACTGTTCAGGTCTGATGCAAATGGCGTTCGCAAGCCAACAGATCTGGATCCCACGCGACGCCTATCAACAGGAGCAGTTCTGCCAACCCATTGCCGTGACGCCTGGATCGTGCCACTTGCTGCGACCGGGGGATCTCATTTTTTTTGGCAGCCGCCAGCGCTGCACCCACGTGGGACTGCATCTTGGCGGTGGTCGCTACCGCCATAGCTCTGGACGAGAGCATGGCCGCAATGGCATTGGTATCGACAGCCTTCACCCCCAGGACAAGCACCCAGTGGCATGCCATTACAGAGCCGAACTTCGGGGGGCTGGACGGGTCTTGCGCTGCCATGACGGCAAGGCTTGGGCTTAA
- a CDS encoding photosystem I reaction center protein subunit XI yields MTVTPASDPCVGNLATPVNSGYFIKGLINNLPLYREGISPNFRGLETGAAFGYLLYGPFTICGPLRATEFQDTAGVLAAIGAVHILTLLFLLYNQPGKQPHIPPSDVTVNNPPSDLFTRTGWADFTSGFWLGGCGGAVFAWFLCSTVHVQDLFNIAAGVWSVG; encoded by the coding sequence ATGACTGTCACTCCTGCCTCTGATCCCTGTGTCGGCAATCTCGCCACACCGGTTAACAGCGGCTATTTCATCAAAGGCCTGATCAACAACCTGCCCTTGTACCGCGAAGGAATTTCACCAAATTTCCGCGGCCTCGAAACAGGTGCTGCTTTTGGTTACTTGCTCTACGGCCCCTTCACAATCTGTGGCCCGCTTCGGGCGACGGAATTCCAAGACACCGCCGGTGTTTTAGCGGCCATTGGAGCCGTTCATATCCTCACCCTGCTGTTCCTGCTCTACAACCAGCCCGGGAAACAGCCCCACATTCCGCCCTCAGACGTCACTGTCAACAACCCTCCGTCTGATCTGTTCACCCGGACAGGTTGGGCAGACTTCACCAGTGGTTTTTGGCTAGGCGGATGCGGTGGAGCCGTCTTTGCATGGTTCCTGTGCAGCACGGTTCATGTTCAAGACTTGTTCAACATCGCTGCTGGCGTTTGGAGTGTTGGTTAA
- a CDS encoding glycosyltransferase family 2 protein: MSAPLDLSVVVPLYNEEESLPHLVEQLLAALRPSGERFELVLVNDGSSDRTAEVLERLSRDIPELVGVVLRKNYGQTAAMAAGFDVAQGEVIVSLDGDLQNDPADIPMLLAKLREGYDLVSGWRHQRQDAALQRKLPSKIANRLIGRVTGVRLHDYGCSLKAYSRDVLSDMRLYGELHRFLPALAFIEGARITEVKVNHRARQFGSSKYGIDRTFRVLMDLLTVWFMKRFLTRPMYVFGFGGLIAILLSLVASSYLLAVKLMGGDIANRPLLTLAVVLGLAGIQLFCFGLLGELQIRTYHESQDRPIYRIRETLRGGRDA, translated from the coding sequence ATGAGTGCACCCCTAGACCTATCGGTGGTGGTGCCCCTCTACAACGAAGAGGAAAGCTTGCCTCACCTCGTAGAGCAACTGCTGGCGGCGCTCCGTCCGAGCGGCGAACGCTTCGAACTTGTCCTGGTGAATGACGGCTCCAGTGACCGCACTGCCGAGGTGCTCGAGCGCTTAAGCCGAGACATCCCTGAGCTCGTCGGGGTGGTGCTCCGTAAAAACTACGGACAAACCGCCGCCATGGCCGCTGGCTTTGATGTGGCCCAGGGAGAGGTGATCGTGAGCCTGGACGGCGACCTACAAAACGATCCAGCCGACATCCCGATGCTGCTGGCCAAACTGCGTGAGGGATACGACCTTGTCAGCGGTTGGAGGCACCAACGCCAGGACGCCGCATTGCAACGCAAGCTCCCCTCCAAGATCGCCAATCGTCTGATCGGGCGTGTCACGGGGGTGCGCCTGCATGACTACGGCTGTTCACTCAAGGCCTACAGCCGGGACGTGCTCTCCGACATGCGTCTCTATGGGGAACTGCACCGATTTCTGCCAGCCCTGGCCTTCATCGAGGGTGCTCGTATCACGGAAGTGAAAGTGAACCACCGAGCCCGTCAGTTCGGCAGCAGCAAGTACGGCATCGACCGCACCTTCCGCGTGCTGATGGATCTGCTCACGGTGTGGTTCATGAAGCGTTTCCTAACCCGGCCGATGTACGTCTTTGGCTTCGGTGGGCTGATTGCCATCCTGTTGAGCCTCGTGGCCAGCAGCTATCTGCTGGCGGTGAAACTGATGGGGGGTGATATCGCCAACAGGCCTTTACTCACCCTTGCTGTAGTGCTTGGACTGGCGGGCATCCAACTGTTCTGCTTCGGACTCTTAGGCGAACTTCAAATCAGGACGTATCACGAAAGTCAGGATCGACCGATCTACCGCATCCGTGAAACGTTGCGGGGCGGACGGGACGCCTGA
- a CDS encoding HEAT repeat domain-containing protein, translating into MQNVLVPGAVGLLAVFLWLQRKPVKPMLSSTDASAVAQLNRTQLELVIETEQSSKTKGDELSDWTPPVTVQETISLQQALRFGMNAGPEERLLAVRQAARWGHRSVLPLLRRALRDCDPRVVEAAALAMEPFRSSPHRKVTQASRPPRNVSRMR; encoded by the coding sequence ATGCAGAACGTTCTCGTCCCTGGTGCTGTTGGTTTGCTCGCGGTTTTTCTTTGGCTGCAACGGAAGCCGGTCAAGCCAATGCTGTCCAGCACTGACGCCAGCGCCGTTGCTCAGCTCAATCGCACGCAGCTTGAACTGGTCATTGAAACCGAGCAGAGCTCAAAAACAAAAGGCGATGAATTGTCTGATTGGACGCCTCCAGTCACCGTTCAAGAGACCATCAGCCTTCAACAAGCCTTGCGTTTTGGGATGAATGCTGGCCCAGAGGAGCGGCTTTTGGCCGTGCGTCAGGCCGCACGTTGGGGGCATCGATCTGTCCTTCCGCTGTTGCGCCGAGCCTTGCGCGACTGTGACCCGCGGGTTGTGGAAGCAGCGGCTCTGGCCATGGAACCTTTCCGCTCCTCACCACACCGCAAGGTGACTCAGGCGTCCCGTCCGCCCCGCAACGTTTCACGGATGCGGTAG
- the psaB gene encoding photosystem I core protein PsaB — protein sequence MATKFPSFSQGLAQDPTTRRIWYGIATAHDFESHDGMTEERLYQKLFSTHFGHLAIIGLWVSGNLFHIAWQGNFEQWVADPLHVRPIAHAIWDPHFGQGAIDAFTQAGASSPVNIAYSGLYHWFYTIGMTTNAELYQGSIFMMILSAWALFAGWLHLQPKFRPSLAWFKNAESRLNHHLAVLFGFSSIAWTGHLVHVAIPESRGQHVGWDNFLSVMPHPAGLGPFFTGNWGVYAQNPDSMNQVFGSAEGSGTAILTFLGGFHPQTEALWLTDIAHHHLAIGCLFVIAGHMYRTNFGIGHSIKEILETHNPPKGTPGDLGAGHKGLYDTINNSLHFQLGLALASLGVVTSLVAQHMYAMPSYAFIAKDYTTSAALYTHHQYIAIALMCGAFAHGAIFFIRDYDPEANKDNVLARMLEHKEAIISHLSWVSLFLGFHTLGLYVHNDVVVAFGTPEKQILVEPVFAQFVQAASGKAIYGFDVLLSNAGGAAANANAAYMDGWMGAINGNTDVFLPIGPGDFLVHHAIALGLHTTTLILVKGALDARGSKLMPDKKDFGYSFPCDGPGRGGTCDISAWDAFYLAVFWALNTVGWLTFYWHWKHLAIWSGNVAQFNESSTYLMGWFRDYLWLNSSQLINGYNPFGSNNLAVWSWMFLFGHLVWATGFMFLISWRGYWQELIETIVWAHQRSPIANMMGWRDKPVALSIVQARVVGLAHFSVGYVLTYAAFLIASTSGKFG from the coding sequence ATGGCAACGAAATTTCCTTCGTTCAGCCAGGGTCTGGCCCAGGACCCGACAACCCGCCGTATTTGGTACGGGATCGCCACGGCTCACGACTTCGAGAGCCATGACGGAATGACGGAGGAGCGGCTTTACCAAAAGCTCTTCTCCACGCATTTCGGCCATCTCGCGATCATCGGCCTGTGGGTTTCGGGAAACCTGTTCCACATCGCCTGGCAGGGCAACTTCGAGCAGTGGGTCGCCGACCCGCTGCACGTGCGCCCCATCGCTCACGCAATTTGGGATCCCCACTTTGGTCAAGGCGCCATTGACGCCTTTACCCAAGCTGGTGCTTCCTCCCCAGTGAATATTGCCTACTCAGGCCTTTATCACTGGTTTTACACGATCGGCATGACCACGAATGCCGAGCTGTATCAAGGATCCATCTTCATGATGATCCTGTCGGCTTGGGCCCTATTCGCTGGTTGGTTGCATCTGCAACCCAAGTTCCGTCCTTCTCTTGCATGGTTCAAAAACGCTGAGTCGCGTTTGAACCATCACCTCGCTGTTCTCTTTGGATTCAGCTCCATTGCTTGGACCGGTCACCTGGTTCACGTGGCGATCCCTGAGTCCCGTGGTCAGCACGTCGGTTGGGACAATTTCCTCAGCGTGATGCCTCATCCCGCAGGACTTGGCCCGTTCTTTACCGGCAACTGGGGTGTGTACGCCCAGAACCCTGATTCCATGAATCAGGTGTTCGGAAGTGCAGAAGGATCTGGTACTGCGATTTTGACCTTCTTGGGTGGTTTTCACCCTCAAACAGAAGCTCTTTGGCTCACGGATATTGCCCATCACCATTTGGCGATTGGTTGCTTATTCGTGATTGCCGGTCACATGTACCGCACCAATTTCGGTATCGGTCACTCCATTAAGGAGATCCTCGAGACCCACAATCCCCCCAAGGGCACTCCTGGGGACTTGGGTGCTGGCCATAAAGGCCTGTACGACACCATCAACAACAGCCTTCACTTCCAGTTGGGCTTGGCCCTCGCCTCTCTTGGCGTGGTGACCAGTTTGGTGGCGCAGCACATGTACGCGATGCCGTCGTATGCCTTCATCGCGAAGGACTACACAACCTCGGCAGCGCTCTACACCCACCACCAGTACATCGCCATCGCTTTGATGTGCGGTGCCTTCGCTCACGGTGCGATCTTCTTCATTCGTGATTACGACCCCGAAGCCAACAAGGACAACGTCCTGGCTCGGATGCTCGAACACAAGGAAGCGATCATTAGCCACTTGAGCTGGGTATCTCTTTTCCTCGGGTTCCATACCTTGGGCCTCTACGTCCATAACGACGTTGTTGTTGCCTTCGGTACACCTGAGAAGCAGATCCTGGTGGAGCCCGTGTTTGCCCAGTTTGTTCAAGCCGCTTCCGGTAAAGCGATCTATGGCTTTGACGTGCTGCTCTCCAATGCTGGAGGCGCTGCTGCCAATGCCAATGCCGCTTACATGGACGGTTGGATGGGGGCAATCAATGGCAACACCGATGTGTTCCTGCCGATTGGCCCTGGTGACTTCCTTGTGCACCATGCCATCGCTCTTGGTCTCCACACCACAACCCTCATCCTTGTGAAGGGTGCGTTGGATGCCCGTGGTTCCAAGCTGATGCCAGACAAGAAAGACTTCGGCTACTCCTTCCCTTGTGATGGCCCTGGCCGTGGCGGTACCTGCGACATCTCAGCTTGGGATGCGTTCTACCTCGCGGTGTTCTGGGCTTTGAACACGGTGGGTTGGCTCACCTTCTACTGGCACTGGAAGCACCTTGCGATCTGGTCTGGCAACGTTGCTCAGTTCAACGAGTCCAGCACCTATCTCATGGGTTGGTTCCGCGACTACCTGTGGCTGAATTCCTCCCAGTTGATCAATGGGTATAACCCCTTTGGCAGCAACAACCTTGCCGTTTGGTCTTGGATGTTCCTGTTCGGTCACCTGGTATGGGCGACAGGTTTCATGTTCCTGATTTCCTGGAGAGGTTATTGGCAGGAACTGATTGAGACCATCGTTTGGGCTCATCAGCGCAGCCCTATCGCCAACATGATGGGTTGGCGTGATAAGCCAGTGGCTCTCTCGATTGTCCAGGCAAGGGTTGTGGGTCTTGCTCACTTCTCGGTTGGTTACGTACTCACCTACGCGGCCTTCCTCATAGCCTCGACCTCAGGCAAGTTCGGTTGA